A stretch of the Janthinobacterium sp. B9-8 genome encodes the following:
- a CDS encoding O-acetylhomoserine aminocarboxypropyltransferase/cysteine synthase family protein encodes MKFDTLALHAGYEIDPTTKSMAVPIYQTTSYAFDDTQHGADLFDLKVKGNIYTRIMNPTSDVLEQRIAALEGGVGALALASGLAAITYAIMTIAEAGDNIIATTALYGGTYNLLAHTLPQYGISVQFVDANDPQAAAALINDRTKAIFCESIGNPLGNVVDFAAFAAVAHAGGVPLIVDNTVPTPYLTRPFEHGADIVVHSLTKYIGGHGNSIGGMIVDSGKFPWADHKQRFNRLNEPEVSYHGVIYTEAFGPAAFIGRARTVPLRNMGAAISPFNSFLILQGLETLALRMDRHVENALKVAQYLQGHSKVQWVNYAGLPDHPSHALVQKYFDGKASGLLTFGVKGGAAAGARFQDALKLITRLVNIGDAKSLACHPASTTHRQLTPDELAKAGVSEDMVRLSIGIEHIDDILDDLEQALAAV; translated from the coding sequence ATGAAGTTTGATACGCTTGCTCTACACGCTGGTTATGAAATTGATCCCACCACCAAATCAATGGCGGTGCCTATTTACCAAACCACCAGTTATGCTTTTGACGATACACAGCATGGTGCGGATCTATTTGATTTAAAGGTTAAAGGCAATATCTATACACGGATTATGAACCCAACTTCCGATGTATTAGAGCAACGTATCGCGGCGCTAGAAGGTGGCGTTGGCGCGCTGGCACTGGCCTCAGGCTTGGCCGCTATTACTTATGCCATCATGACCATTGCCGAGGCAGGCGACAATATTATCGCCACCACGGCGCTCTATGGCGGCACTTACAATCTACTCGCCCATACCCTGCCGCAATATGGCATTAGCGTCCAATTTGTTGATGCCAATGATCCGCAAGCGGCTGCCGCGCTGATTAATGATCGCACCAAGGCTATTTTTTGCGAATCGATTGGTAATCCACTCGGCAATGTGGTCGATTTCGCCGCTTTTGCCGCCGTTGCCCATGCGGGAGGTGTGCCGCTGATTGTGGACAACACCGTGCCCACGCCTTATCTCACCCGCCCTTTTGAGCATGGTGCAGATATTGTGGTGCACTCCCTCACCAAATATATCGGCGGCCACGGCAATAGCATCGGCGGCATGATTGTAGACAGCGGCAAATTCCCTTGGGCGGATCATAAGCAACGCTTCAATCGCCTGAATGAGCCAGAAGTCAGCTATCACGGGGTGATTTACACCGAAGCATTTGGCCCAGCCGCCTTTATCGGCCGCGCCCGTACCGTGCCACTGCGCAATATGGGTGCGGCGATTTCTCCCTTTAATAGCTTTTTGATTCTGCAAGGCTTGGAAACACTGGCGCTGCGCATGGATAGACATGTAGAAAACGCCCTTAAAGTGGCGCAATACCTGCAAGGCCATAGCAAGGTGCAGTGGGTTAATTACGCAGGCCTGCCCGATCACCCATCACATGCTCTGGTGCAAAAATACTTTGACGGCAAGGCATCGGGGCTGCTGACTTTTGGCGTAAAAGGTGGGGCCGCTGCAGGAGCGCGCTTCCAGGATGCGCTGAAGCTGATTACCAGATTAGTGAATATTGGCGACGCCAAATCACTGGCTTGCCACCCTGCCAGCACGACTCACCGCCAGCTCACGCCTGATGAATTGGCCAAAGCAGGGGTGAGTGAAGATATGGTGAGGTTATCGATTGGTATTGAGCATATCGACGATATTCTGGATGACTTGGAGCAGGCGCTGGCTGCAGTTTAA
- the purL gene encoding phosphoribosylformylglycinamidine synthase codes for MADVLQLRGGTALSSFRVEKLTAALAAKGTRAQIYAEYWHFAEVSAELTQGENTILSKILHYGEPAQPDLAVGSLIMVLPRLGTISPWSSKATDIAQHCGLGKIARIERGIVIYASKEGGSPLSAAEQSILLPLIHDRMTEEVFSSLEAGRDLFRHFEPKPFLTVDILSGGKAALVKANSEFGLALSDDEIDYLVENFNKLGRNPTDVELTMFAQANSEHCRHKIFNADFIIDGQKQDYSLFGMIRETHKAAPAGTVVAYSDNSSVIEGAEIGRFYPQAGSAEYAFSTEQTHILMKVETHNHPTAISPFAGAATGSGGEIRDEGATGRGSKPKAGLAGFTVSNLNIPGAEQPWEAQPYGKPDRIASALDIMIEGPIGAAAFNNEFGRPNICGYFRTFEEDLNGERRGYHKPIMIAGGLGNISALHVKKNGLPDGSLLIQIGGPGMLIGMGGSAASSMATGDNAANLDFDSVQRGNPEIQRRAQEVIDRCWQLGANNPVLSIHDVGAGGISNAFPELVNDAGQGAVFNLRKVNIEEKGMAPKEIWSNESQERYVLAIDPKDLLAFEAICERERCPFAVVGRVTDEKQLVLADDHFDNKPVDMPMNVLLGKPPKMTRDVSRITPELTAFDASDLELKEAAYRVLRLPSVADKSFLINIGDRTVGGFTARDQMVGPWQVPVADVAVTAMAYDSYLGEAMAMGERTPLALISGPASGRMAVGEALTNIAAAPIRQLSDVKLSANWMAPAGHAGEDTNLYDTVQAVGLELCRELGVSIPVGKDSLSMKTVWDEAGEAKQVVAPLSLVISAFAPVTDVRKTLTPELQAAVDSDLILIDLGDGKCRLGGSALAQVYKQIGNTAPDIVNVPHLKSFFSTVQQLNAEGKLLAYHDRSDGGLFATITEMMFASHVGVTLEIDELCIERRRRQRQQNEFTAEDVVREANARVMGVLFNEELGAVLQVKRTDTAAVIAAFANVDIRSELHVIGSTNHDDKLKIKARNRLVLEESRIDLHKAWSETSWRIQRLRDNPAGADAEYARLSDKHEKGLFAKLSFDQNEDIAAPYIATGIRPKIAVLREQGVNGHVEMAAAFTRAGFTAVDVHMSDVISGRVQLAGFQGLAACGGFSYGDVLGAGEGWAKSILFNASARAQFEAFFGRTDTFGLGVCNGCQMMANLSGIIPGAAHWPKFTRNQSEQFEARLVMAELTKSPSLFFSEMAGSRMPVVISHGEGFANFSQQGDINKALVAMRYVDSHGKTTEAYPANPNGSPQGIAGVTTADGRFSIMMPHPERVFRTVQNSWHPSDWSDDGAWMRMFRNARQFVG; via the coding sequence ATGGCTGACGTTCTCCAATTGCGCGGCGGTACCGCGCTTTCATCTTTCCGGGTCGAAAAACTGACCGCCGCTCTCGCTGCTAAGGGTACACGCGCGCAGATTTATGCTGAGTATTGGCACTTCGCCGAAGTTAGCGCCGAGCTGACGCAGGGCGAAAACACCATCCTCAGCAAGATTCTGCACTATGGCGAGCCCGCTCAGCCTGACTTAGCCGTCGGTAGCCTGATTATGGTCTTGCCGCGCTTAGGGACGATTTCTCCTTGGTCTTCTAAAGCCACCGATATTGCCCAACATTGTGGCCTTGGCAAGATTGCCCGTATTGAGCGCGGCATCGTGATTTACGCCAGCAAGGAAGGCGGCAGCCCCTTGTCAGCAGCAGAACAAAGCATTCTGTTGCCTTTAATCCACGACAGAATGACTGAAGAAGTATTTAGCAGCTTGGAGGCCGGCCGTGACTTATTCCGCCACTTCGAGCCTAAGCCTTTTCTGACTGTTGATATTCTGAGTGGTGGTAAAGCCGCGCTAGTCAAAGCCAATAGCGAATTTGGCCTAGCACTCAGCGATGATGAAATTGATTATTTGGTAGAAAACTTCAACAAGCTGGGCCGTAACCCTACTGACGTTGAGCTCACCATGTTTGCGCAGGCCAATTCTGAGCACTGCCGCCACAAGATTTTTAACGCCGATTTTATTATCGACGGCCAGAAGCAAGATTACAGCCTGTTTGGCATGATCCGCGAAACGCATAAAGCGGCGCCAGCGGGCACGGTAGTGGCTTATTCGGATAATTCCTCGGTGATCGAAGGCGCAGAAATCGGCCGCTTCTACCCACAGGCAGGCAGTGCCGAATACGCATTCAGCACCGAACAAACGCATATTTTGATGAAGGTGGAAACGCATAACCACCCAACCGCTATTTCCCCATTTGCCGGTGCTGCAACCGGCTCGGGGGGTGAGATTCGCGATGAAGGCGCAACCGGCCGTGGCTCTAAGCCTAAGGCTGGCTTGGCGGGCTTTACCGTATCTAATTTGAATATCCCGGGTGCCGAGCAGCCTTGGGAAGCCCAGCCTTACGGCAAGCCAGATCGCATTGCCAGCGCGCTGGATATCATGATCGAAGGTCCGATTGGCGCAGCCGCATTTAATAATGAATTTGGCCGCCCTAATATCTGCGGTTATTTCCGCACCTTTGAAGAAGACCTGAACGGCGAGCGTCGTGGCTACCATAAGCCAATTATGATTGCCGGTGGTTTAGGCAATATCAGCGCCCTGCACGTTAAGAAAAATGGCTTGCCTGATGGCTCGCTCCTCATCCAGATCGGCGGCCCCGGCATGTTGATTGGTATGGGCGGCAGCGCGGCCAGCTCGATGGCAACTGGCGACAATGCAGCCAATCTGGATTTCGATTCAGTACAACGCGGTAACCCGGAAATCCAACGCCGTGCGCAAGAAGTGATCGATCGCTGCTGGCAGCTGGGTGCAAATAATCCAGTCTTGTCGATTCACGATGTGGGAGCGGGCGGTATTTCCAATGCCTTCCCTGAGCTGGTGAACGATGCAGGCCAAGGCGCGGTGTTTAATCTGCGCAAAGTAAATATCGAAGAAAAAGGCATGGCGCCTAAGGAAATCTGGTCGAACGAAAGCCAGGAGCGTTATGTATTAGCGATCGATCCTAAAGATTTGCTGGCATTTGAAGCGATTTGCGAACGCGAGCGCTGCCCCTTTGCCGTGGTTGGCCGTGTCACTGACGAAAAACAACTGGTGCTGGCTGACGATCATTTCGACAATAAGCCTGTCGATATGCCGATGAATGTCTTACTCGGCAAGCCCCCAAAAATGACACGCGACGTGAGCCGTATTACACCAGAGCTGACTGCTTTTGACGCTTCTGACCTAGAGCTGAAAGAAGCCGCTTACCGCGTATTGCGTTTACCATCGGTTGCCGATAAATCTTTCCTGATTAATATTGGCGATCGCACCGTGGGCGGCTTTACCGCTCGCGACCAGATGGTTGGCCCTTGGCAAGTTCCGGTGGCTGACGTGGCCGTTACCGCTATGGCTTACGATAGCTATCTAGGCGAAGCAATGGCGATGGGCGAGCGCACGCCGCTAGCGCTGATTTCTGGCCCGGCTTCTGGCCGCATGGCCGTGGGTGAAGCGCTGACCAATATTGCAGCTGCGCCAATTCGTCAGCTATCTGATGTAAAACTGTCTGCTAACTGGATGGCCCCAGCTGGCCACGCAGGTGAAGACACTAATCTGTATGACACCGTACAAGCCGTCGGTTTAGAGCTTTGCCGCGAGCTAGGTGTATCGATTCCGGTCGGTAAGGATTCGCTTTCGATGAAAACGGTTTGGGATGAGGCAGGCGAGGCTAAGCAAGTGGTTGCGCCATTGTCCTTAGTGATTTCTGCCTTTGCACCGGTCACCGATGTACGCAAGACGCTCACCCCTGAGCTACAAGCCGCCGTTGATTCTGATCTGATTCTGATCGATTTGGGCGATGGCAAATGCCGCTTGGGTGGCTCTGCTCTGGCGCAAGTTTATAAGCAGATTGGTAATACCGCACCAGACATCGTGAATGTGCCGCACCTGAAATCATTCTTTAGTACCGTGCAGCAACTCAATGCAGAAGGCAAATTACTCGCCTACCACGACCGCTCCGATGGTGGCCTGTTTGCCACGATTACTGAAATGATGTTTGCCAGCCATGTCGGCGTGACATTGGAGATAGACGAGCTGTGTATCGAGCGTCGCCGCCGTCAGCGCCAGCAAAATGAATTCACCGCCGAAGACGTGGTTCGCGAAGCCAATGCCCGCGTGATGGGTGTGCTGTTTAACGAAGAGCTGGGCGCAGTATTGCAAGTGAAGCGCACTGATACTGCGGCCGTGATTGCCGCCTTTGCTAACGTAGATATCCGCTCCGAGCTGCATGTGATTGGTAGCACCAACCACGACGACAAGCTCAAGATCAAGGCACGTAATCGCTTGGTATTGGAAGAGTCACGGATTGATCTGCATAAAGCATGGTCGGAAACCAGCTGGCGCATTCAGCGTCTACGCGACAATCCAGCCGGCGCCGATGCCGAATATGCACGCCTTAGCGATAAGCACGAGAAAGGCTTATTCGCCAAGCTGAGCTTTGATCAGAACGAAGACATCGCCGCACCCTATATCGCGACCGGCATTCGCCCAAAGATCGCCGTATTGCGTGAGCAAGGCGTAAATGGCCATGTAGAAATGGCCGCAGCGTTTACCCGTGCAGGCTTTACCGCCGTTGACGTACACATGAGCGATGTGATTTCTGGCCGCGTGCAACTGGCAGGCTTCCAAGGCCTGGCCGCTTGCGGTGGCTTTAGCTACGGCGATGTACTGGGTGCGGGTGAAGGCTGGGCGAAATCGATTCTGTTTAATGCGAGCGCCCGCGCGCAATTTGAAGCCTTCTTTGGCCGCACAGATACCTTTGGTTTAGGTGTGTGTAACGGTTGCCAGATGATGGCGAATCTCTCCGGCATTATCCCCGGCGCGGCGCACTGGCCTAAATTTACCCGTAATCAAAGCGAGCAGTTTGAAGCACGCTTGGTGATGGCTGAGCTGACTAAATCCCCATCGCTCTTCTTCAGCGAAATGGCCGGCAGCCGTATGCCCGTGGTTATTTCTCACGGCGAAGGCTTTGCCAACTTCAGCCAGCAAGGCGACATCAACAAAGCCTTGGTCGCCATGCGTTATGTTGATAGCCACGGTAAAACCACCGAAGCTTATCCGGCCAATCCAAACGGCAGCCCTCAGGGAATTGCCGGTGTAACCACCGCCGATGGCCGCTTCAGCATTATGATGCCGCACCCGGAACGCGTATTCCGCACCGTGCAAAACTCATGGCACCCAAGCGATTGGAGCGACGACGGCGCATGGATGCGTATGTTCCGCAATGCGCGTCAATTTGTTGGCTAA
- a CDS encoding GNAT family N-acetyltransferase, translated as MPKIIELSTERLRLRQWRASDTEAFALMSSDPRVMEYLLGPMDAVASFAMQERLTQLISDRGWGFWAMELKETQQFIGFTGLHTPIPELPFSPCIEIGWRLAFDHWGKGYASEAAKAALDFGFNTLQLNEIVSFTALPNLRSQAVMQKLGMQRDAQTFMHPKVAEGHLLQEHCLYRLSKPLNAK; from the coding sequence ATGCCAAAAATCATCGAACTATCCACCGAGCGCTTGCGATTACGCCAATGGCGGGCGTCGGATACCGAAGCTTTCGCCCTAATGAGCAGCGATCCACGCGTGATGGAATATCTGCTTGGGCCTATGGATGCAGTAGCCAGCTTTGCGATGCAAGAGCGGCTTACACAGCTGATTAGCGACCGTGGCTGGGGGTTTTGGGCGATGGAGCTGAAAGAAACACAGCAGTTTATTGGTTTTACCGGCCTGCATACGCCAATCCCCGAGCTGCCGTTTTCGCCCTGCATAGAAATAGGCTGGCGGCTGGCTTTTGATCATTGGGGCAAGGGTTACGCCAGCGAAGCAGCAAAGGCAGCCTTAGATTTTGGCTTTAATACGCTGCAATTGAATGAGATTGTGTCATTTACCGCCCTGCCTAATCTGCGCTCACAGGCCGTGATGCAAAAACTGGGCATGCAGCGCGATGCCCAGACCTTTATGCACCCCAAAGTGGCAGAGGGCCATCTTTTGCAAGAACACTGTCTTTATCGCTTGAGTAAGCCCCTAAATGCAAAATAA
- a CDS encoding YdcF family protein, translated as MQNKWLARLQIFIGSILLIDALALFSVAKFNVGTIFPAILGLGLLSFSLKHASWQRWLATKRYRQRLWPWFKWAMALWLISLLAFFYQLAVPDRIKHQPSSLIVLGSGLDGTQPSPMLRARLDTALIYAAQYPKAQIVVSGGQGFSEEISEADAMQRYLLAHGIAPQRILQEDQSTSTEENLLFSYRLLKAKAAEPVLIVTNDFHALRASKIAKKQGFPLVDLASAPTPLPIRYNAWLREYFAFASSWVLGEL; from the coding sequence ATGCAAAATAAATGGCTGGCACGTTTACAGATATTCATAGGCAGCATCTTACTCATCGATGCACTGGCGCTATTTAGCGTGGCTAAATTTAATGTAGGCACTATTTTCCCGGCCATCTTGGGCTTGGGTTTATTAAGTTTCAGCTTAAAACACGCCAGTTGGCAGCGCTGGCTGGCAACTAAGCGCTATCGGCAGCGATTGTGGCCTTGGTTTAAGTGGGCGATGGCGCTATGGCTGATCTCTTTGCTGGCTTTTTTCTATCAGCTCGCCGTGCCAGACCGTATCAAACACCAGCCCTCAAGCCTGATTGTGCTCGGCTCGGGCCTGGATGGTACGCAACCTAGCCCCATGCTGCGTGCCCGTCTTGATACCGCCCTGATTTATGCAGCGCAATACCCCAAGGCTCAGATTGTGGTTTCAGGTGGTCAAGGATTTAGCGAAGAAATCAGCGAGGCCGACGCCATGCAGCGCTATCTACTGGCTCACGGCATTGCTCCGCAGCGCATATTGCAGGAAGACCAAAGCACCAGCACGGAAGAAAACCTGCTGTTTAGCTATCGCCTGCTCAAAGCAAAAGCAGCAGAGCCTGTGCTGATTGTAACCAATGATTTTCATGCTCTACGTGCGTCTAAAATAGCCAAAAAACAAGGTTTCCCGCTGGTAGATCTTGCCTCTGCCCCCACTCCACTGCCGATACGCTACAACGCATGGCTGCGTGAATACTTTGCCTTTGCCAGCTCATGGGTATTAGGTGAGCTTTAA
- a CDS encoding CHASE2 domain-containing protein: MPRGHAYPFPLDLLDRLHDQLMKQRLTAQPEQRIVLVDIDEVSLAQYGRWPWSRQQIAQLLQQLNQHYQVAHIGLDIIFPESGDLLGDQQIAQLAASKQLTLAQTFGFDRSQSMRVGQLSAAMPLVATPSTPAYGFLANHKMLALAAPCVGHIAITADPDGVVRHQSMLVRYQGQLYPAFAPVLLRCWLGQQAPLQASNGKVEWLQGLSGQQMVDQHGMAAIPFLRKTEAYIAIPASDILSGKAPLSLLHNRLVIVGSSALGLGDYVATILGGRTPGMLLHAQWLSQALDQLEQNKPVVAIGFSSMMAVWAALLLGVILLHRRSNTLRLAWGFLLLMAWLLWLSYTPQEVGANALAPLLGGVVLLILEGGLEWWYAQLGRRQLYLAFHHYVPPAIIDQLIGNNSQAIMLPHRAEITCLFADLQGYTGIAERLPPEELAHYTRHALMLLTQAVLDQQGTLDKYMGDALFAFWGAPVAQSDHANRAINAAIAMQQAVDKHNQTAAIDKQIKVHIGIQTGLVVVGDMGTPFRSTYTAIGDAVNVSARLQNLASLHNEKILVGESTERQLAYSPLQLYGTVSLKGRRGVEQVYRLP; the protein is encoded by the coding sequence ATGCCACGTGGCCATGCCTACCCCTTTCCCCTCGATCTTTTAGATCGCCTGCACGACCAATTAATGAAGCAAAGATTAACGGCTCAGCCAGAGCAGAGAATTGTGCTGGTAGATATTGATGAGGTATCGCTCGCTCAATATGGGCGCTGGCCTTGGTCCAGGCAGCAAATAGCCCAATTGCTTCAGCAATTAAATCAGCATTACCAAGTAGCGCATATTGGCCTGGATATCATTTTCCCTGAAAGTGGTGATTTATTAGGTGATCAGCAGATTGCGCAATTGGCTGCATCAAAGCAGCTGACTTTGGCGCAGACCTTTGGCTTTGATCGCAGCCAAAGTATGCGTGTTGGCCAGCTCAGCGCAGCCATGCCTTTAGTGGCTACACCTTCGACACCTGCTTATGGTTTCTTGGCCAATCATAAGATGCTGGCCTTAGCAGCGCCTTGTGTGGGGCATATTGCGATCACGGCCGATCCTGATGGCGTGGTGCGGCATCAGAGCATGCTGGTGCGCTATCAGGGCCAGCTTTACCCGGCATTTGCCCCGGTTTTATTGCGCTGCTGGCTGGGGCAACAGGCACCGCTTCAAGCGAGTAATGGCAAGGTTGAATGGCTGCAAGGCTTATCAGGGCAGCAAATGGTCGATCAGCACGGCATGGCGGCAATTCCTTTTTTGCGTAAAACTGAAGCTTATATTGCGATACCTGCCAGCGATATTTTATCTGGCAAAGCGCCGCTCTCACTGCTGCATAACCGGCTGGTGATCGTCGGGTCGAGCGCCTTGGGGCTGGGGGATTATGTCGCCACTATTTTGGGTGGCCGCACGCCGGGTATGTTGCTGCATGCACAGTGGCTATCTCAAGCGCTGGATCAGCTGGAGCAAAATAAGCCGGTGGTGGCGATTGGTTTTTCCAGCATGATGGCTGTTTGGGCGGCTTTATTGCTTGGGGTGATTTTACTGCATAGGCGCAGTAATACTTTGCGTCTGGCCTGGGGGTTTTTGCTGCTGATGGCTTGGCTGCTATGGCTAAGCTATACGCCTCAGGAGGTGGGGGCCAATGCGCTGGCTCCTCTGCTGGGCGGAGTGGTGTTATTGATTTTAGAAGGCGGCCTAGAGTGGTGGTATGCCCAGCTGGGACGGCGGCAGCTTTATCTGGCGTTTCATCATTATGTGCCCCCTGCAATTATTGATCAGCTTATTGGCAATAATAGTCAGGCGATTATGTTGCCTCATCGGGCAGAAATCACTTGTCTCTTTGCCGATCTGCAAGGCTATACAGGTATTGCCGAAAGGCTACCGCCTGAAGAGCTGGCGCATTACACTCGCCATGCATTGATGCTCCTTACCCAGGCGGTATTAGATCAGCAAGGTACTTTGGATAAATATATGGGGGACGCCTTATTTGCATTTTGGGGCGCGCCTGTAGCGCAAAGTGATCATGCCAATCGTGCCATTAATGCGGCGATTGCCATGCAGCAGGCGGTGGATAAGCATAACCAGACAGCCGCCATAGATAAGCAAATTAAAGTGCATATCGGTATTCAAACCGGCTTGGTGGTGGTCGGTGATATGGGCACGCCGTTTCGCAGCACTTATACCGCCATTGGTGATGCGGTGAATGTAAGTGCCCGCTTGCAAAACTTAGCCAGTTTGCATAATGAAAAGATTCTGGTGGGGGAAAGCACAGAGCGCCAATTGGCCTACTCGCCGTTGCAGCTATACGGTACCGTATCGCTGAAAGGGCGCAGAGGGGTTGAGCAAGTTTATCGCTTACCTTAG